One window from the genome of Salvelinus fontinalis isolate EN_2023a chromosome 3, ASM2944872v1, whole genome shotgun sequence encodes:
- the LOC129851370 gene encoding mesencephalic astrocyte-derived neurotrophic factor-like: MLCLTILSVAFAALALVPSISDALKDGDCEVCVSFLGRLYQSLQDDKVKFDSTNIEKALIETCKDAKGKENRFCYYIGGTNDAATKILNEISKPLSYHTPVDKICEKLKKKDSQICELKYDKQLDLSTVDLKKLKVKDLKKILEVWEESCKGCAEKSDYIRKIDELMPKYAPNDAKARREL; this comes from the exons ATGTTGTGTTTGACTATTTTGTCGGTCGCCTTCGCAGCGCTGGCTTTGGTACCGAGCATTAGCGACGCTTTGAAAGATGGAGATTGTGAAG tgtgtgtgagctTCCTGGGAAGGTTATACCAGTCATTGCAAGACGACAAAGTTAAATTCGACAGCACAAACATCGAGAAGGCCCTCATCGAAACCTGCAAAGACGCCAAGGGCAAGGAAAACCGTTTT TGTTACTACATTGGTGGAACAAATGACGCAGCCACCAAAATCCTCAACGAGATCTCCAAGCCCCTGAGCTACCACACACCAGTGGACAAGATCTGTGAGAAACTAAAGAAGAAGGACAGTCAGATCTGTGAACTGAAATACG aCAAACAGCTGGACCTGAGCACGGTAGATCTGAAGAAGCTGAAGGTGAAGGACTTGAAGAAGATCCTGGAGGTGTGGGAAGAGTCATGTAAAGGCTGTGCCGAGAAGTCCGACTACATCCGCAAAATCGATGAACTCATGCCCAAGTACGCACCCAACGATGCTAAAGCACGGAGGGAACTGTAA
- the LOC129851371 gene encoding putative RNA-binding protein 15B, which yields MKRQAGRDTSPSRTLAKRIRERERARDGARREDLPLPPLALLLAESGRQHARSRSREREKTRLREERGGAGDHLHHRQQHHDLGLIGRPLLRTTAVLPKGKAAAELLGLRGGPGGTVEYKSLLISNLGSVLSDEHVEDGLFHEFKKFGDVSVKLSHTPELGRVAYVNFRHPEDAKEARHAKTRLVLYDRPLKVEPMYVRRRSCTPPDMGYVPIHDAPYPSYRQRSLSPCAGVSSIGDIRPPRHYHVEGLGLSRERERILDYYGMLDERGRPYGLPVPEYDDIKPEDDARACRNLFIGNLDHNVTEGELRRGFDKYGIIEEVVIKRPARGQGGAYAFLKFQNLDMAHRAKVTMQGRVIGGNPVKIGYGKANPTTRLWVGGLGPSNSLAALAREFDRFGSIRNIDYAKGDSFAYIQYESIDASHAACTQMRGFPLGGPERRLRVDFAKAEEPLPRSYPTEYQPPVPLPAHLDLLRLRDRSLERELRARDRSPPSHALFTQRERERAMLDRGDREFTSPTNSLERRGGEAFGGSRGGRGDRAARSRSRERWLKERDAERAGTERRRRRSLSLDGPSQEKERGMSKVRGRAGSASPEDSPDRARVRAPDSTTEPRGQSPDSSRHSNEDRVGQDGHETSSSRNRHKKTGGDREKDRDRNHRASDTNHTSDTLNKDPRTPSMLSECATTLSKAWHGHFTLKNSCFPTNMHLLEGGSGFFHSVMKDNQAKGKLTQLKIAQRLRMDQTRLNEVTRRIKHGGSEGYAVLLALQDPVDREAPPPEPGLQIRLLRHLVTYLRNKEAAGVISLPVGGAKGGCKGGMLYAFPPCDFSQQFLQSAHRTLGNLDEEHLVVVIVNDSA from the coding sequence ATGAAGCGACAGGCCGGGAGGGACACCAGTCCTAGTAGGACTTTAGCGAAACGAATACGGGAAAGAGAGCGGGCCCGGGACGGGGCACGGAGAGAGGACCTGCCGCTCCCACCACTTGCTTTGCTGCTCGCTGAAAGCGGGAGGCAACATGCTCGGAGTAGGAGCAGGGAACGAGAAAAGACACGGCTTCGGGAGGAGCGTGGAGGCGCCGGAGACCACCTCCACCACCGACAACAACACCACGACCTCGGTCTCATCGGCCGACCCCTTCTCCGGACTACAGCCGTCCTGCCTAAAGGCAAAGCAGCAGCCGAACTACTGGGCCTCAGGGGGGGACCGGGGGGGACTGTGGAATACAAATCGTTGCTCATTAGCAATCTCGGCTCGGTGCTATCTGACGAGCACGTTGAAGACGGACTGTTTCACGAGTTTAAAAAGTTTGGGGACGTTAGTGTGAAACTCTCACACACTCCAGAACTAGGCCGAGTCGCCTACGTCAATTTCCGGCACCCGGAGGACGCTAAAGAGGCCAGGCATGCCAAAACCAGGTTAGTACTCTATGACCGCCCCCTCAAAGTAGAGCCCATGTACGTCCGGCGGCGCAGCTGCACGCCGCCGGATATGGGCTATGTTCCCATCCATGACGCCCCATATCCCTCTTATAGACAGAGGTCCCTCTCCCCCTGCGCTGGAGTTAGTAGTATCGGAGATATCCGACCACCAAGACATTACCATGTAGAGGGACTGGGactgagcagagagagggagaggatctTAGATTACTATGGGATGTTAGACGAGAGGGGACGGCCATATGGACTGCCAGTACCTGAGTATGATGACATAAAACCAGAGGATGATGCGAGGGCGTGCAGGAACTTGTTCATAGGCAACCTGGATCACAACGTCACCGAGGGCGAGCTGAGGAGAGGCTTCGATAAGTACGGCATCATCGAGGAAGTTGTGATTAAACGACCGGCGCGTGGTCAGGGGGGAGCCTACGCTTTCCTCAAATTCCAGAACTTAGACATGGCTCACCGGGCTAAGGTAACCATGCAGGGCCGCGTGATTGGCGGGAACCCGGTGAAGATAGGCTACGGTAAGGCCAACCCTACCACCAGACTTTGGGTAGGCGGGCTGGGACCCAGCAATTCCCTGGCAGCCCTGGCCAGAGAGTTTGACCGTTTTGGCAGCATCCGGAACATAGACTATGCGAAAGGGGATAGTTTTGCCTACATTCAGTATGAGAGCATAGATGCCTCCCATGCTGCATGTACTCAGATGAGAGGATTCCCTCTAGGAGGCCCAGAGAGGAGGCTGAGGGTGGACTTTGCCAAGGCTGAGGAGCCCCTGCCTCGTAGTTACCCAACAGAATACCAGCCCCCTGTGCCTCTACCTGCCCACCTGGACCTGCTGAGGCTTCGCGACCGTAGCCTGGAGAGAGAGCTACGCGCCCGGGACCGCTCGCCCCCCTCCCACGCCCTGTTCAcccagcgggagagagagagagctatgctgGACAGGGGGGACAGAGAGTTCACCTCTCCAACAAATAGCCTGGAGCGCAGGGGGGGTGAAGCATTTGGGGGGTCTCGTGGTGGCCGAGGGGACCGGGCAGCCCGGAGCCGAAGCAGAGAGCGCTGGCTGAAGGAGAGGGACGCAGAGCGGGCTGGGACGGAGAGACGCAGACGCAGGTCCCTCTCCCTTGACGGACCCtctcaggagaaggagaggggcatGTCCAAGGTGAGAGGAAGAGCAGGATCAGCTTCTCCAGAGGACAGCCCAGACAGAGCCAGGGTCCGGGCCCCAGACTCTACCACCGAGCCAAGGGGACAGAGCCCTGACAGCAGCCGCCACTCCAACGAGGACCGGGTCGGCCAGGACGGCCACGAGACGTCCTCCAGCCGGAACCGCCACAAGAAgactggaggagacagagagaaggaccgTGACCGCAACCACCGGGCCAGTGACACAAACCACACCTCCGACACACTTAATAAAGACCCCAGAACACCCAGCATGCTGTCGGAGTGTGCCACCACCCTCAGCAAAGCCTGGCACGGTCACTTCACCCTGAAGAACTCCTGCTTCCCCACTAACATGCACCTGCTGGAGGGAGGCTCCGGGTTCTTCCACTCTGTCATGAAGGACAACCAGGCCAAGGGGAAACTGACCCAGCTGAAGATCGCCCAGCGACTGAGGATGGATCAGACCAGGTTGAACGAGGTCACCAGGAGGATCAAACATGGTGGCTCCGAGGGCTACGCTGTTCTCCTGGCCCTCCAGGACCCCGTCGACCGCGAGGCCCCTCCACCTGAACCAGGCCTACAGATCAGACTCCTCCGTCACCTGGTCACCTACCTGAGAAACAAGGAGGCTGCAGGAGTGATCAGTCTACCAGTAGGTGGGGCTAAAGGGGGGTGCAAGGGAGGTATGCTGTACGCCTTCCCTCCCTGTGACTTCTCCCAGCAGTTTCTCCAGAGTGCACATCGGACTTTGGGGAATCTGGATGAAGAGCACCTGGTGGTTGTTATTGTTAACGACTCTGCCTAA